In Syntrophotaleaceae bacterium, the DNA window CCGGGGTGATCGGCGTCACCAGCAGGTCGACGATGTTGCCCAGATAGCGGGAGATCAGCAGCGAGGACGAGGTGTTGGCGAAACTGTTGTTGATGACCCCCATCAGGATCAGGCCCGGGATGACGAACTGGGCGTAGCTGAAGCCTTCGAGGACGGAAATCCTCTCGCCGAGGGTGGCGCCGAAGACGAAGAGATAGAGGGAGGCGGTGACGATGGGGGCCAGCAGGGTCTGGAAGGAGACCCGCAGGAAGCGCCGGACCTCCTTCTGCAGCAGGGTGGCGAAGGGGAGCCAGCCGACAAACCGGTCGGGACTGCGGTAACGGCCGATCATGGGCTTTCCTCCTTGCCGGCGTCGCTGCGCAGGCCGGTCAGCTCGATGAATACCTCCTCCAGGCCGGGACGGGGCAGTTCCATATCGCGGATGGGGAGTTCCAGCCTGCCGAGCATCTGCAGCAGCTCCTTCATGCCGGCCTGTTCGGGAAAAGCCAGTTTCAGCCGCAGGCCCCCTTCCTCCAGACAGGCCTGCCAGGGAGCCAATGCGGCAGGCAGCTCCTCCAGGGGGTGCTCGAGGTGAATGATCATCTGCCGTTTTTCCAGTCGGGCCAGCAGATCGGCGGTTTTTTCCAGGGCGATCAGCCGGCCGTGATTCATGATCGCGATCCGGCCGCACATCTGCTCGGCCTCTTCCAGGTAGTGGGTGGTCAGCAGGACGGTGGTGCCGGCCCGGTTGATTTCCCGGACGAACTGCCAGAGGGTGCGCCGCAGTTCCACGTCCACGCCCGCCGTCGGTTCGTCGAGGATCAGCAGGCTCGGCTTGTGGATCAGGGCCTTGGCGACCATGAAGCGGCGTTTGAGTCCGCCGGAGAGCTTGTGCATCGGTTTTTGCAGGTGTGGACCAAGCCCCAGACGCTCGATCAGCAGACGGCGCCAGGCCTCGTCCCGGGGCACCCCATAGTAGCCGGGATGGATTTTCAGCGCCCGGTCGATAGTGAAGAAATGATCGGTGACGATCTCCTGGTGCATCACACCGGTGAGTCTCCGGGTGAGGCGATATTCCCGGCGGTTGTCGTGCCCGAAGATCTTCACCTCTCCCCGGTCGATGCGGCTGACGCCGCTGACCATGTTGATGGTGGTGCTTTTGCCGGCGCCGTTCGGCCCGAGCAGGCCGAAGATTTCACCCGGCTGGATGGCCAGGGAGAGGTTGTCGACCGCGGGCGTTCCGCCGAAGCTTTTGCAGAGATCGATTATTTCCAGTGCAGGTTCCATGGCCGGAACTATACTCCCCCGAGGACTAAAGATCAATCGCCGGGCCAGGATTGACAAGGATCAACGCTGCGCATGGCAAGGAATATAATCTAAAGCCAAAACCTGATTGGGAACGCAGATAACTGCGGATAAAGGCGGATAGTATCTTTATGGTTTGACTCTATCTGCGAGAATCCGCCTTTATCTGCGTTCGATATGTTTTTGGCTTAAGGTCCTTAATCCGTGCTCTGCTCAGAACCATCCACGGCATCGACGGGCGGCGCTCCGAACAGGCGGGCCACGATGATGCCCACCTCGTACAGCACGATGAAGGGTATGGCCAGGGCAAGCTGAGAGATGACGTCGGGGGGCGTGAGGATGGCGCCGACCACGAAAGCGACCAGAATGGCGTACTTGCGGTTTTTGGCCAGCCAGTGGTGATCGACGATCCCCAGGCGGGCCAGGAAGAAAATGACGATCGGCAGCTCGAAGATCGCCCCGAAGGCGAGCAGCAGCTTGCTGGACAGGGACAGGTATTCCGCCATCGACAGCATCGCGTCGATGTCCCCGGTGCCGGTGCCGAACCCGATCAGGAAGCGGAAGATCAGCGGAAAGACGTAGAGAAATCCGAACCAGGTGCCCGTGGCGAAACAGGCGCAGCTGGAGAGCACGAAGGGCAGCGCGAGACGTTTTTCGTGCCCGTAGAGCCCCGGCGCGACAAAGGCCCAGGCCTGCCACAGGATGACCGGCAGGGACAGCAGCAGGCCGGCAAAGGCGGCGATCTTCAGATAGGTGAAAAAGGGTTCCGTGGCGTTGATGAAGACCAGCGAGCTCCCCTCGGGGAGCACGGCCCTGACCGGTTGCGCCACGAACTGGAACAGCTGCTCGGCGAAGCCGTAGCAGGCCAGAAAAGCGACAAGCCAGGCGCAGACGCAGATAATCAGCCGGCGCCTCAATTCTTCGAGATGGGAGGTGACCGGAAGCTCATCCATCGGTTTTGTCACCGGTGACTCCGGGGGCGCCGTCGATCTCGTCGTCGGGGGAGGTTGCCGGCGTTGGCCGGGGAGGTAATTTTTCCGCGGGATCGTCCCGGTCCTGATACGACTGGTCGAAGGTTTCGTGCAGGTCGCGGGTGGCCCGTTTGAACTCGGCCAGTCCCTTGCCGAGGGACCGTGCCAGTTCCGGCAGTTTGCGCGGGCCGATGACGATCAGGGCCAGGGCCAGGATCACCAGCAGCTCGGTCATACCCATGTTGAACATGAAATGAATCCTTGGAAAGGGAATGAACGACAAACCGGATACAGAATTTTGTATTCGGCATTGGGTCCTAGGACAATAGCCCCAATCGGAGTTTCTGTCAAGATCGGGCGGAGCCGATAAGGGTTTGACATAAAAGGACTTTTACTCTATGATTCGGCAGTCGAGACTGAACCCTGTCTGAGAAAGGTTGAGGATGAATCCGGAACAGCTCAAAAAAGAGATCCGCCGCCTGGCCGAGGAGCGCGACGCTCTGATCATGGCCCATTTCTATCAGCGCGACGAGATTCAGGACATAGCCGATATCACGGGGGATTCCCTGGCCATGGCGATCGAGGCCGCCCGCACCGGGCGCAAGGTCATCGTTCTGTGCGGGGTCCATTTCATGGCCGAAAGCGCGGCCATTCTCGCCCCCGGAAAGACCGTGCTGCTGCCCCGGCCCGATGCCGGATGCCCCATGGCCGATATGGTCAGCGTGGAAAAGCTGCGGGAGATGAAATCCCGGTTTCCCGGACGGCCGGTCGTGACCTACGTCAATTCGAGCGCCGCGGTCAAGGCCGAAAGCGATATCTGCTGTACCAGCGCCAACGCGGTCAAGGTGGTCAATTCCCTCGAGGCCGACGAGGTTCTGCTGGTGCCGGACCGCAACCTGGGGCGCTACATCGCCGCCAACAGCGACAAGAAATGCCATTTCTGGGAAGGCTACTGCCCCTACCATGACCAACTGCCGGAAGAGGACGTGCTGGCGGCGAAGGAGCGGTATCCCGAGGCTCTGTTCCTGGCCCATCCCGAATGCCGTCCGCAGATCCTCAAGCTGGCCGATCACGTCGCCTCCACCAGCGGGATCATCGACTACGTCGCCAAAAGTCCGGCGAAACAGTTCATCCTCGGCACCGAGGTCGGCATCCTGTTCCGTCTGCGCAGGGAAAATCCGGACAAGGAGTTCATCATGCCGAACTCCCTGCTGTTCTGCCAGAGCATGAAATATGCTACTCTTGAAGACGTTCTGAAATGTCTGCAGACCCTCAGCCCGCAGGTGACCGTCCCGGAGGAGGTTGCCCGGGGGGCCAGACTCGCTCTCGAACGGATGCTGGCCGTTCCCCGCGATTGACCCTACTCTCCAGAAACTCTTCCGGCCGGGGCGTTTGTTCGCCCCGGCCTTTTGCGATGCATGGAACATAATCTGCACGATACCGAAATTCTGCACGCCACGGTCCATTCCTTCGTCTCCGGACGCCCGGCGGATCACAGTGAGGTGTACGGTCTGATCGGTTCGAGCGGCGCGTTCTTGCTGTCCAACCTGCTGACGCAGCGCGAGGACCTTCTGCTGATCCTGGCCCCGGATCAGAAACAGGGCCGGCAGTTCGCAGCAGACCTGGCTTTCTATCACGGTCGTCCCGAAGAGATCCATTTTTTCCCCCACTGGGACGTCGGTCCCTACCAGGCCCTGACCCCCCATCCCGACGTCGAAGCCGATCGTCTGAAGACCCTTGCCGCCCTTAGGGTCGGCAAGGCCAAAGCTGTGGTGCTGACGGTGCGCAGTCTGATGCAGCGGGTCATCCCGCGCAACGTGCTGGACCGCCTTTGCCGAAGACTGATCGCCGGCGGGGAATTCCCGCGGGACGATCTTCTGCGGCAGCTGGTGTCGCTCGGCTATCAAGCCGTACCTCTGGTGGAGGATCAGGGAACCTTTTCCGTCCGGGGTGACATCCTCGACATCTATCCGCCCAACCAGCCGGCGGCGGTCCGCATCGAATTTTTCGGCGATCAGATCGAGCGGATACGTCCCTTCGATACGGCCTCTCAGCGCTCTACGGACACCCCCCTGAAAACCCTCGAGTTACTGCCCGCCCGCGAGATGATTCTGGCGGGTGAATGTCTCGACACCTTCGCCCGCTGTCTGAAACAGCGCTGTGACGCCCTGGACATCGCCCGGCCCCAGAGGGAGGCGGTTCTCGAAGAGGCCCGGGACGGTATCCTGTCTCCGGGACACTCTTTTCTCATGCCCTTGAATTACGACGGTCTGGACAGTTTCTTCGATTATTCCGGACAGGGGCACTGGATCGTGCTCGATCCCCCCGCTGTCGAGGAGGCCATCGACCGTTTTTCGGCCGAAATTCGGGAAGGGGAGCGGCGGATGGCCGACAAGGGGGAGATCCATGTCGCTGCCGCCGATCTGTTCCTCGATCCAGCAACGATTGAGCAGGAACTGAGCCGCCAGCCCCGCACCGATTTTGCATCGCTTGAAGTTTTCAGAATCGACGAGGAAAGGCCTCATTTCCGCTTTCAGGTGAATGGCAACGGCGATCTTCGGGAGGGGGGGGAGGACGCGGCGGGCAGTCTGGCTGCGCAGCTGGCCAATCGCCTGCGGGACTGGCGCCGGCAGGACTGGCGCGTCCTGCTGGTCTGTCACCAGCAGGGGCAGGCCGACCGCCTGCGCGACCTGGTCGAACCGCATGGCCTCTCCCTGACCCTGGTACCGGGATTGCGTCCCTCGGATCTGAATCCCGGACAGGTTGCCCTGACCCTGGGCGAACTGTCGGCCGGCTTCCGCCTGCCTGACGAACGCCTGGCGGTGATTGGCGAGGAGGAGATCTTCGGACGGCGGACCCATCGTCGGGGGGTTTCGGAGGCCCGGGCCCGGGCCATGCTTTCTTCCCTGGCCGAACTGCGGGAAGGGGACTATATCGTCCACGCCGACCAGGGGATCGGCCTCTACAGGGGGTTGCTGCACTTACGGGCGGGAGAGACCGAGGGCGACTTTCTGCATCTGGAATATGCCGGGGAGGACAAGCTCTATCTGCCCGTGGAGCGGATCGAAAAGGTCCAGAAATACGTCGGCGGCGAGGGGCACGCTCCGCGTCTCGACCGCATGGGGGGCGGCGCCTGGGAAAAGGCCAAGGTTCGGGCCAGGATGGTGGTCGAGGAGCTGGCCCGGGACCTGCTCAACATTTATGCGCGGCGGGAGATGGGCGAGGCCTTCGCCTATTCTCCGCCCGACAACCTGTTCCGGGAGTTCGAGGCCGCTTTTCCCTATGAGGAAACCCCCGATCAGCTGGTGGCCATCAACGAGTCGCTGGCCGACATGCAGTCCGCACGGCCGATGGATCGTCTGGTCTGCGGCGATGTCGGCTACGGCAAAACCGAAGTCGCCATCCGGGCAGCCTTCAAAGCGGTGCTGGACAGCAAGCAGGTGGCTGTGCTGGTGCCGACCACGGTTTTGGCCCGGCAGCACCTGCAGACCTTCAGTGAACGGTTTCAGGGATATCCGGTCACCGTTGACATGATGTCCCGCTTCCGCACCGCCGCCGAGCAGAAGGAAACCCTCAGGAAAACCGCCGAGGGCAAGGTCGACATCCTCATCGGCACTCATCGACTGCTGCAGCGGGACGTGCGCTTCAAGGACCTGGGGCTGGTCATTGTCGATGAGGAACAGCGTTTCGGGGTGACCCACAAAGAACGCCTGAAAAAGCTGCGGGCCGAGGTCGACATGCTGACCCTCACCGCGACTCCCATCCCCCGCACCCTGCACATGAGTCTGCTCGGCCTGCGCAATCTGTCGGTCATCGATACCCCGCCGGTGGACCGCCAGGCGATCCGCACCTATGTGACCCGGTTCGATGACGATCTGATCCGTCAGGCGATTCTGCGGGAACTGCAGCGGGGGGGACAGGTCTTTTTCGTTCACAACCGTGTGCAGTCGATCGAGGGGATGGCCGGCTTTCTGCGCACCCTGGTGCCTGAGGCAAAAATCGCCGTAGGCCACGGTCAGATGGGAGAGAAGGCCCTCGAGGACGTGATGATGGATTTCATCGAGGGGCGCAGCAACGTGCTGGTTTGCAGCACCATCATCGAAAACGGTCTCGACATCCCCCGGGCCAATACGATCATCATCAACCGGGCCGACTGTTTCGGCCTCGCCCAGCTCTACCAGCTGCGCGGGCGGGTCGGCCGCTCTCATCAGCGGGCCTACGCCTATCTGCTGATTCCAGGTGAAGGCACCCTGACCCGGGATGCCCGGGAGCGGCTGCGGGTACTGCAGGAACTGACCGAACTGGGAGCGGGCTTCCGTATCGCCAGCCACGATCTGGAATTGCGGGGTGCCGGGGACCTGCTGGGCGCCAAGCAGTCCGGGCAGATCGCCGCCATCGGATTCGAAATGTATGCCGAGCTTCTGGAGGAGACCATCCTCGAGCTCAAGGGACAGCACAAGGAAGAACGAATCGATCCCGAAATCCGGCTCGGACTCTCGGCTTTCCTGCCCGAAAAATACCTGCCTGATCCCAATCAGCGCCTGGTTTTTTACAAGAAACTGGCGGCTGCCGTCGATGATCGGGTGATTTACGAAACCGCCGACGAATTGCGGGACCGCTACGGGGAGCTGCCTCCTCCGGCCATGCTGCTGCTCGAGGTCATGAAACTGCGGGTTCTGATGAAGCGGCTGCGGATCGAACTGGCCGAATACGACGGTCACAACCTGATTTTCGGATTCCGTGCCGACACCCCCGTGACGCCCGATCAGATTCTGGGGCTGATGCGGGCGCAGGACGGGCGCTACCGTTTTACCCCGGACTATCGTCTGACGGTCCGCAGCGGTCGTCTGGCCGGGGAAGGGGTTTTGGAAACGGCCAAAAAAGAATTGCATGGTTTTCTTCAGCTGTGATAGCTTCTACCCGTTGTCCGGCCCATTTTCGACTGTTTTTCGCCGGCTTTTGCCCTTCCCATGCAACCGGCGGAAAATTTTTTACCGGCTTTTCAAGCTCAGGCACGAGCTGGTTATTATGAACAACGTCCAATCAAGGAACCCCCTCGCCATGTCTCGCGGCAGAAACCCCTATCTGATCCTTCTCGTTCTGTTCGCCCTGCTTCTTGCTGCCTGCCAGGAGCCCGATAAGCTGGAGTCCTCGGTCCTGCTCAGGGTCAATGGGCGGATAACCACGCTCGATCAGTTCCAGGGGGAAGTATCCCGCCTTATGTCAGCGGAAAACGGTATGTCCAAGGAACGACGCAAGGAGCTGGAGCGATCGCTGCTGGCGCAGAAGATCGACCGCGAAATCGTCCTGGAACAGGCGGACCAGGCCGGTATCCAGATTCCGGTGGAACAGCTGCAGTCGGTTGTTGAGGAGAATCTGGCTGAATACTCGGCCGGAGATTTCGAACAGATGCTCAGGGAACAGCACCTGACCATCGAAGAGTGGCGCAGGCAGCTGGAGGAAAATCTGCGTATCGAAGCGGCCGCCCGGCGCCTGGCCTACGACCGGATTACGATCACCGAACAGGAGATAGCCGACTATTACCGGGAGCATCGGGAGGAGTTTAACCACACCGAGCAGGTGCGGACCCGGCAGATAGCCGTTGGCAGCGAGGACGAAGGGCAGCGGGTGCTGGGCCTGCTGCATCAGGGAATGGATTTCGGCGACGCCGCTCAGAAGTTCTCCCGTTCGCCCGATGCCGAGCAGGGCGGCGATCTCGGTTTCTTCAGTCGTGGAGAAATGCCGGTCGAATTCGATCAGGTCGTTTTCTCCCTGCCGCCGGGACGGATCAGCGATCTGGTCCACTCCGAATACGGATTCCACATATTCCTGGTCGAGGAGCGCCGTCCCGCCCGTCGCATGTCGCTTGCCGAGGTTCGTGACGAAATCATCGCCAGACTGCGGGAGACCAAGGAGGAAAAAGCCTATCAGGATTGGTTGCAGGCTCTTCGCAGCCAGGCATCCATAGAGGTCGACTGGTCATTACTGTAGACCGTCACTGGGTCTTGGGAATTTCTGGAAAAAACAAGGAATCAAACATGAAGCGTATTGTTCTGATGGCGATAATTGCCGTGCTGACGGCCGTCCCGTATGCCGAAGCTCAGGTCGTCAGTCGCATCGCCGCTATTGTCAATGACGAAATCATCACAACCGGACAGCTCGATCGCGAACTGGACCGGATGCTGGCCGAAAACCCGCAGGAGGACCTGACTGAAGAAAAACGCCAGGAACTTCGTCGGGAACTGCTTTCCAGGCTGATTGACGACCTGCTGGTCGACCAGCGGGCCAAAAAGATAGGCATTGCGGTTGCCGAAGAGGAGATCGACAAAGCCATCGCCGATGTCCAGCGGCAGAACGGCATCGACCGGGAGCAGCTCGAAGCCGCCCTCACTGCCCAGGGAATGACCTTCCCGGAGTACCGGGCCAAACTGGCCAGGCAGCTGCTTAATTTCAAGCTTGTGGGACGCGAGATTCGCAGCGAAGTCGAAGTGACCAACCAGGAATTGCGGAATTATTTCCAGGAAAACATCGACGAATACCGGGAAGCGCCTTTTATTCGGCTTAGCCGGCTCAGTTTCCCCCTTCCGTCCGGGGCCGACGCCAACCAGATCGCGGCCCTGCGCAGCCTTTGCCAGGAAGCCCGGCAGGAGTTGCGCCTTGGGACTCCCTTTGGGGATGTGCTGGAAAAGTTCACCAGGGACAAAGGCGGCGATGGCGGCGCCATGGGGACTTTCGGCGAGGGAGAGTTGACCGAGCCCTTTGCCGGGGCAGTGCGAAATCTGGAGGTTAGGCAGGTCAGCGAGGTGATCGAGACCCCTGCAGGTTTCCATATCCTCTATGTGGAGGAAAAAAATCCGGGCAGAGTTCCCGATTTTGAGGAAGTTCGGGACCAGCTCAGCAAAATGATCCTCGAGCGCAAGCGGGAGGAGGCTCTGCAGGGCTGGGCCGAAAACCTGAAAAAGGAAGCCCATATCGAAATCAAGCTGTAATGACCGGCTTCAGCCGGTTTCCCGCCCGCCGGCCCCCCGGCGGGTTTTTTTATTCAGGGGTGAGGAGTGAGGGATTAGGTTTTTCCAAATCGAAATCGCTATCGAAATCGAAATCGGGTGTAAGCCTTTTCGTTTTGGCTGGGTTTTGGTGTCCGAACCCAAGTCAAAAGCCAAAGGCCGATTTCGATCCCGATCCCGATTTCGATTTGGATGAAAATCTAACTCCTGCCGTTTACACTCCCTGCTGTTTTCCAATTGAGCCTTGTCGGGATTTGGAGTTATACTGCGCATTTGGCGAGGCGGACATGAAAAAATCCCTGATTCTGACCATGGGCGATCCTGCCGGGGTCGGTCCCGAAATCATTCTCAAGGCCTGGCTGGCGGGACAGCTGGATGCGTGGGCCGGGTCCCTGCTGGTGGCCGGCGACCCCTTTGTGCTGAGTCGTGCAGCCGAAGTGCTGAAGGCAGAAATCAGGGTTGAAGAAAACAAGGCGGGGCTGGCTACACATCAAATGCGCGCCGGGGAGCGATTTCTCGCTCTGCGGGCCCTTTCGGATCTATCAGTCGAAAATCCGGCCTGGGGGCGCCCGACCGCGGCCTGCGGCGCGGCCATGGTGAAGTACATCGAGTGGGCCTGCGATCGCTGCCTCGCGGAGGAGGCGTCGGGCATGGTGACGGCGCCGATCAGCAAGCAGGCCATACTCGCCGCCGGTTGCGAGGCTCCGGGCCATACCGAGCTGCTGGCCAGCCGCTGCGGGGCAGGCAAGGTGGTGATGATGCTGGCCGGGGAACGTCTCAGGGTCTGTCTGGTGACGACCCATCTGGCCTTGAGGGATGTGCCGGGAGCGCTGAATACACCGGACATTCTGGAAACCATCCGGATCACCGACAGCTCCCTGCGGCGGTTCTTCGGCCTGTCCCGTCCTCGACTGGCGGTACTGGCCCTCAATCCCCATGCCGGCGAAGGCGGGCGGTTCGGCGACGAAGAGACCCGCATCATCGCACCGGCCATCGAGACGGCGCGCCGCGAGGGCATTCTTGCCAGCGGTCCGCACAGCGCCGATGCCCTGTTTCATTTCGCCGCCAGGGGGGATTACGACGCGGTGATCTGTATGTACCATGACCAGGGCCTGATTCCTCTCAAGCTGCTGCATTTCAGCGATGGGGTCAATGTGACTCTGGGCCTGCCGATTATCCGCACCTCCGTGGACCATGGCACTGCCTACGATCTGGCAGGCACTGGCCGCGCCGATAGTGCCAGCCTGGTGGCGGCGGTCAGAATGGCGGCGGGGATGGCTGTAAGGCAGTGAGGCGTGAGGGGTGAGGAGTGAGGGGTAAGGAGTGAGCCTTGGACTCGGGACCCGGGACCCGGGACCCGGGATTTTCTTATTATGAGCAAAAGCATTTTTATCAAGGGCGCCAGAGAGCATAACCTGAAGGGGATCGATCTGGAGATCCCCCGGGACAAGCTGGTGGTCATTACCGGGGTGTCCGGTTCCGGCAAGAGTACCCTGGCCTTTGACACTCTGTACGCCGAGGGCCAGCGCCGCTACGTGGAGAGCCTTTCCGCCTACGCCCGGCAGTTTCTGGAGCAGATGGACAAGCCCGACGTGGAAAGCATCGAGGGTCTGTCGCCGGCCATTTCCATCGAGCAGAAGACCACCTCGAAGAACCCCCGCTCTACCGTTGGCACCGTCACCGAAATCTACGACTACCTGCGCCTGCTGTTCGCCAGGACCGGGCGCATCCACTGTTACGAGTGCGGCAAGGAGATCGCGTCCTGGACGGTGCAGCAGATGGTCGACCGGATCATGACCCTGCCGGAAAAGACCCGTCTGCTGGTCCTGGCACCGATCGTGCGCGGGCGCAAGGGAGAATATCGCAAGGAATTGCGCCAGCTGCAGGCCGACGGCTTCGTCCGGATACGGATCGACGGGGAGTTGCACGAACTGGGCGGGGAGATCAGCCTCGACAAGAACAAACAGCATACTCTCGAGGTTGTAGTCGACCGTCTGGTGATCAAGCCGGGCATCGAGGGACGCCTGGCCGATTCCCTGGAAACGGCTCTGCGGCTGGCTTCGGGAGTGGTGCGGGTGGAGGAGGTGGACGGGGAGAGCCGGCTCTATTCCGAACAGCACGCCTGTCCCGACTGCGGTATCTCCTACCCGGAAATCACCCCGCGAATGTTCTCCTTCAACAATCCCTACGGCGCCTGCCCCGATTGCGCCGGCCTCGGCACCCGCATGTACTTCGATCCGGAAGAGGTGGTGCCGAATCCCGACCTGTCCCTGCGGGAGGGGGCCATCGTTCCCTGGGAGACCCGCACCGGTTTTTATTATCACCAGCTGCTCGAGGCCCTGGCCGATCATTTCCAGTTCGACATCAACGCCCCCTTTAAAAGCCTGCCCGACAAGCTGCGGAGTGTTCTTCTGTACGGGTCCGGCCGGGAGAAGGTGAAATTCTTTTTTGATCAGGGCGGCCGGCGGCATTTCTATGAAAAGACATTTGAAGGAGTGATCCCCAACCTCGAACGCCGCTATCACGAAACCGACTCGGACCGGGTGCGGGAAAATCTCGGCCGGTTCATGAACGTGATGCCCTGTCCGACCTGTGACGGCGCCCGTCTGCGCAAGGAGGTCCTGTTCGTGCGGGTGGGAGGCAAGAATATCCGCGAGATCTGTGCCCTGTCGATCCGCGATGCGGAGGCGTTCTTCGCCCATCTGGAACTGACGGAAAAGGAGGCGGAAATCGGCCGCCGGATTCTCAAGGAGATCCGCCAGCGGCTGTCTTTTCTGACCTACGTCGGTCTCGACTACCTGAGTCTCGATCGCACCTCCGGAACCCTGTCGGGCGGCGAGGGGCAGCGCATCCGATTGGCCACCCAGGTGGGTTCGTCCCTGGTCGGAGTGCTCTACATCCTCGACGAACCCTCCATCGGACTGCATCAGCGGGACAACCGGCGCCTGCTCGACACCCTCAAGCGCCTGCGCGACCTCGGCAATACTGTGCTGGTGGTGGAACACGATGAGGAGACCATTCTCGAGTCGGACCATGTCATCGACATGGGGCCGGGGGCCGGCATCCATGGCGGAGAGGTGGTCGCCCAGGGGACACCGGCGGAGATCATGGCCTCTCCCCAGTCCCTGACCGGACGCTATCTGTCCGGGGAACTGACCATTCCGCTTCCGGCTGAACGCCGCACGGGGGAGCGCTTTATTCAGATCCGGGGAGCACGGGAAAACAATCTGAAGAACGTGGACGTCGCCATCCCCCTTGGGGTCATGACCTGCATCACCGGGGTCTCCGGTTCGGGCAAGTCGACCCTGATCATCGACACCCTGTTCCGCGCCCTGTCCCAGCGCCTCTACCGTTCCCGGGAAAAGGCCGGCAAGGTCGAAGACATCGTCGGTGTGGAGATGCTGGACAAGGTGATCGATATCGATCAGTCCCCGATCGGTCGCACGCCCCGCTCCAACCCGGCCACCTACACCGGGGTTTTTACCGATATCCGGGACCAGTTCGCCCAGCTTCCGGAAGCCAAAATGCGCGGTTACCAGCCGGGGCGGTTTTCCTTCAACGTCAAAGGGGGGCGCTGCGAGGCCTGCCAGGGGGAAGGAATCCTCAAGATCGAGATGCATTTTCTGCCCGACGTTTATGTTCAATGCGAGGTGTGCAAGGGTGCCCGCTACAACCGGGAGACCCTGGAAGTGCGCTACAAGGGGATGAACATTGCGGAGGTGCTGGACCTGACGGTCAACCAGGCGCTGAAGTTTTTCGAAAACATTCCCCGGATCCGCGGCAAGCTGGAGATGCTGCGGGATGTGGGCCTGGGATACATTCATCTGGGGCAGAGCGCCACCACCCTCTCCGGAGGGGAGGCCCAGAGAGTCAAACTGGCCAAGGAGCTCGGCAAGCGGGCGACCGGGCGCACCATCTATATTCTGGACGAACCGACCACGGGCCTGCATTTCGCCGACATCCGGAAACTGCTCGATGTCCTCCACCGATTGGTCGATACCGGGAATACGGTCCTGATCATCGAGCACAATCTCGACGTCATCAAGACCGCCGACCATATTATCGATCTGGGGCCGGAGGGGGGCAGCCGGGGCGGCGAAATTGTGACTGTCGGCACACCGGAGGATGTGGCCCGGGTGACTGCGTCCCATACCGGACGCTACTTGCGATCGCTCCTGAAACTATAGCCTGTCTGACGTGTCGATTTTTTACCCGTTGTCCAAAGGTAGACCATGAACAGAATCGCCAAGCGCATGAAAAACCTGGAACCCGGCAAGGCTCTGATCCTGTATTATGCCGCAGCCGTTCTCATTGGCGGTGTCCTGCTTTCGTTGCCGATTGCCGCCAACGGCGAACCCCTCTCCTTCCTCGACGCTCTTTTTACGGCCACCTCCGCCCAATGCGTCACCGGCCTGGTGGTGGTGGATACCGGGACCAAGCTGACCCTGTTCGGACAGTGGGTGGTGCTGGCGCTGATCCAGGTCGGCGGCCTGGGAATAACCACTTTTTCG includes these proteins:
- a CDS encoding peptidyl-prolyl cis-trans isomerase; translated protein: MSRGRNPYLILLVLFALLLAACQEPDKLESSVLLRVNGRITTLDQFQGEVSRLMSAENGMSKERRKELERSLLAQKIDREIVLEQADQAGIQIPVEQLQSVVEENLAEYSAGDFEQMLREQHLTIEEWRRQLEENLRIEAAARRLAYDRITITEQEIADYYREHREEFNHTEQVRTRQIAVGSEDEGQRVLGLLHQGMDFGDAAQKFSRSPDAEQGGDLGFFSRGEMPVEFDQVVFSLPPGRISDLVHSEYGFHIFLVEERRPARRMSLAEVRDEIIARLRETKEEKAYQDWLQALRSQASIEVDWSLL
- the mfd gene encoding transcription-repair coupling factor — translated: MEHNLHDTEILHATVHSFVSGRPADHSEVYGLIGSSGAFLLSNLLTQREDLLLILAPDQKQGRQFAADLAFYHGRPEEIHFFPHWDVGPYQALTPHPDVEADRLKTLAALRVGKAKAVVLTVRSLMQRVIPRNVLDRLCRRLIAGGEFPRDDLLRQLVSLGYQAVPLVEDQGTFSVRGDILDIYPPNQPAAVRIEFFGDQIERIRPFDTASQRSTDTPLKTLELLPAREMILAGECLDTFARCLKQRCDALDIARPQREAVLEEARDGILSPGHSFLMPLNYDGLDSFFDYSGQGHWIVLDPPAVEEAIDRFSAEIREGERRMADKGEIHVAAADLFLDPATIEQELSRQPRTDFASLEVFRIDEERPHFRFQVNGNGDLREGGEDAAGSLAAQLANRLRDWRRQDWRVLLVCHQQGQADRLRDLVEPHGLSLTLVPGLRPSDLNPGQVALTLGELSAGFRLPDERLAVIGEEEIFGRRTHRRGVSEARARAMLSSLAELREGDYIVHADQGIGLYRGLLHLRAGETEGDFLHLEYAGEDKLYLPVERIEKVQKYVGGEGHAPRLDRMGGGAWEKAKVRARMVVEELARDLLNIYARREMGEAFAYSPPDNLFREFEAAFPYEETPDQLVAINESLADMQSARPMDRLVCGDVGYGKTEVAIRAAFKAVLDSKQVAVLVPTTVLARQHLQTFSERFQGYPVTVDMMSRFRTAAEQKETLRKTAEGKVDILIGTHRLLQRDVRFKDLGLVIVDEEQRFGVTHKERLKKLRAEVDMLTLTATPIPRTLHMSLLGLRNLSVIDTPPVDRQAIRTYVTRFDDDLIRQAILRELQRGGQVFFVHNRVQSIEGMAGFLRTLVPEAKIAVGHGQMGEKALEDVMMDFIEGRSNVLVCSTIIENGLDIPRANTIIINRADCFGLAQLYQLRGRVGRSHQRAYAYLLIPGEGTLTRDARERLRVLQELTELGAGFRIASHDLELRGAGDLLGAKQSGQIAAIGFEMYAELLEETILELKGQHKEERIDPEIRLGLSAFLPEKYLPDPNQRLVFYKKLAAAVDDRVIYETADELRDRYGELPPPAMLLLEVMKLRVLMKRLRIELAEYDGHNLIFGFRADTPVTPDQILGLMRAQDGRYRFTPDYRLTVRSGRLAGEGVLETAKKELHGFLQL
- a CDS encoding SurA N-terminal domain-containing protein, with product MGISGKNKESNMKRIVLMAIIAVLTAVPYAEAQVVSRIAAIVNDEIITTGQLDRELDRMLAENPQEDLTEEKRQELRRELLSRLIDDLLVDQRAKKIGIAVAEEEIDKAIADVQRQNGIDREQLEAALTAQGMTFPEYRAKLARQLLNFKLVGREIRSEVEVTNQELRNYFQENIDEYREAPFIRLSRLSFPLPSGADANQIAALRSLCQEARQELRLGTPFGDVLEKFTRDKGGDGGAMGTFGEGELTEPFAGAVRNLEVRQVSEVIETPAGFHILYVEEKNPGRVPDFEEVRDQLSKMILERKREEALQGWAENLKKEAHIEIKL
- the pdxA gene encoding 4-hydroxythreonine-4-phosphate dehydrogenase PdxA; its protein translation is MKKSLILTMGDPAGVGPEIILKAWLAGQLDAWAGSLLVAGDPFVLSRAAEVLKAEIRVEENKAGLATHQMRAGERFLALRALSDLSVENPAWGRPTAACGAAMVKYIEWACDRCLAEEASGMVTAPISKQAILAAGCEAPGHTELLASRCGAGKVVMMLAGERLRVCLVTTHLALRDVPGALNTPDILETIRITDSSLRRFFGLSRPRLAVLALNPHAGEGGRFGDEETRIIAPAIETARREGILASGPHSADALFHFAARGDYDAVICMYHDQGLIPLKLLHFSDGVNVTLGLPIIRTSVDHGTAYDLAGTGRADSASLVAAVRMAAGMAVRQ